A stretch of Macadamia integrifolia cultivar HAES 741 chromosome 7, SCU_Mint_v3, whole genome shotgun sequence DNA encodes these proteins:
- the LOC122083853 gene encoding uncharacterized protein LOC122083853, giving the protein MVENQPVGEPRQHGTGGPFFLVFTASQCLFSDLRGGVDIRLVLFFRNLGEVDSWDWRGAAYAYLLWTINLLSFGNRGLKGAGFILQPWCFEHLGIIAPRMRDPQAFFFPIATRWGDNQVLRARCHPPGTTAHSLLNDLTEVTWRPFQCLIFPHFERVVLARHLSENRVLFWGI; this is encoded by the exons ATGGTGGAAAATCAGCCTGTGGGTGAACCTAGGCAACATGGCACAGGTGgcccattctttcttgtttttacTGCAAGTCAAtgcctttttagtgacctccgagggggagtagacattcgccTGGTACTCTTCTTCCGAAATCTTGGggaggtagattcttgggattggAGAGGGGCCGCCTACGCATATCTCTTATGGACCATAAACCTATTGTCATTTGGAAatcgaggtctcaagggagcgggtttcatcctccag ccttggtgctttgagcacttggggattATAGCTCCCAGAATGAGGGATCCTCAGGCATTTTTCTTCCCCATAGCCACAAGATGGGGAGACAATCAGGTGCTCAGGGCTCGgtgccatcctccggggaccaccgctcattctcttttgaatgatctcactgag gtcacttggagaccattccaatGCCTCATATTTCCACATTTTGAAAGAGTTGTATTGGCTAGACACTTATCCGAGAACCGGGTCCTTTTTTGGGGCATATAG